atgtgtccctatgggtccctatgggtccctatgtgtccctatgtgtccctatgggtccctatgtgtccctatgtgtctctatgtttccctatgggtccctatgggtccctatgggtccctatgggtccctatgtgtccctatgggtccctatgggctGACGTGTGCTTGTTGTGGGTCTGTGCCGCGCAGTGGGGCTGCTGGATCACCCCTGGTTCCACGGCACGCTGTGTCTATGGGGTTCCcatggggttcctatggggtttggggtccctgtgtgtccctatgggtccctatgtgtccctatgggttcctatgggttcctatgggttcctatgggttcctatgggtccctgtgtgtccctatgtgtccctatgtgtccctatgggttcctatgggtccctatgggtccttatgggtccctgtgtgtccctatgggtccctatgggtccgTATGGGATTCCTATGTTtccctatggggttcctatgggtccctaggtgtccctatgggttcctatgggtcactatggggttcGTATGTGTTcctgtgtgtccctatgggttcctatgtgttcctatgtgtccctatgtgtccctatgggttcctatgtgtccctatgtgtccctatgggttcctatgtgtccctatgtgtccctatgggtccctatgggttcctatgtgtccctatgggttcctatgggcTCCaatggggttcctatgggtccctatgtgtccctatgtgtccctatgtgtccctatgggtccgtgtgtgtccctatggcttcttatgggttcctatgggttcctatgtgtccctatgcgTCCCTatggtccctatgggtccctatgggtccttatgtgtccctatgtgtccctatgggtccctgtgtgtccctatgtgtccctatgtgtccctatgggtccctatgggtccctatgggtcccgTGGGGCTGACGTGTGCTTGTTGTGGGTCTGTGCCGCGCAGTGGGGCTGCTGGATCACCCCTGGTTCCACGGCACGCTGTGTCTATGGGGTTCCcatggggttcctatggggtttggggtccctgtgtgtccctatgtgtccctatgtgttcctatgggtccctatgtgtccctatgggttcctatgggtcaCTGTGGGGTTCATATGTGTCCCTATGtatccctatggctccctatgggtccctatgtgtccctatgggttcttatgggtctgtgtgtgtccctatgtgtccctatgggtccctatgtgtccctatgggttcctatgggtcaCTGTGGGGTTCATATGTGTCCCTATGtatccctatggctccctatgggtccctatgtgtccctatgggttcttatgggtctgtgtgtgtccctatgtgtccctatgggtccctatgtgtccctatgggttcctatgggtccctatgtgttcCTATGGcttcctatgggtccctatgtgtccctatgggtccctatgggtccctatgtgtccctatgtgtctctatgggtccctatgggtccctgtgtgtccctatgtgtccct
The DNA window shown above is from Lagopus muta isolate bLagMut1 unplaced genomic scaffold, bLagMut1 primary scaffold_225, whole genome shotgun sequence and carries:
- the LOC125687805 gene encoding uncharacterized protein LOC125687805 isoform X2, translated to MGSYGFLWVPMGFLWVPMCPYVFLWVPMCPYGFLCVPMGSYGSLWGSYVSLCVPMAPYGSLWVPMGSYGFSMGPYGSVWGSYVSLWGSYGSLGVPMGSYGSLWGSYVSLCVPMGSYGFLCVPMCPYGFLWVPMCPYVSLWVPMGSYVSLCVPMCPYGSLWVPMCPYVSLWVPMGPYVSLCVPMGPYVSLCVSMFPYGSLWVPMGPYGSLCVPMGPYGLTCACCGSVPRSGAAGSPLVPRHAVSMGFPWGSYGVWGPCVSLWVPMCPYGFLWVPMGSYGFLWVPVCPYVSLCVPMGSYGSLWVLMGPCVSLWVPMGPYGIPMFPYGVPMGP
- the LOC125687805 gene encoding keratin-associated protein 16-1-like isoform X3, with translation MGFGVPVCPYGSLCVPMGSYGFLWVPMGSYGSLCVPMCPYVSLWVPMGPYGSLWVPVCPYGSLWVRMGFLCFPMGFLWVPRCPYGFLWVTMGFVCVPVCPYGFLCVPMCPYVSLWVPMCPYVSLWVPMCPYVSLWVPMGSYVSLWVPMGSNGVPMGPYVSLCVPMCPYGSVCVPMASYGFLWVPMCPYASLWSLWVPMGPYVSLCVPMGPCVSLCVPMCPYGSLWVPMGPVGLTCACCGSVPRSGAAGSPLVPRHAVSMGFPWGSYGVWGPCVSLCVPMGPYGSLCVPMGPYVSLWVPWG